The following proteins come from a genomic window of Pyxidicoccus sp. MSG2:
- a CDS encoding alpha/beta fold hydrolase, whose translation MASSPAMASTSRTIQGPAGRLAVTDSGAGGLPALFVNSNAGRREQWAAQQAHLTTRSVSFDLRGMGESDLDPQGRYGAPDMAEDVNAVANALGLERFVLVGHSFGGAVAGEYAIRWPERLAGLVLVDTAGTMPPLPPEQVAWFQDGFRPEKYRDFMDGWFAPILKNAKPHTHEAVMRWLRATPREVVYGALKSILTYNSDRVFERYKGPVQTLVVDAFIQPNSYHLLYPRIPHTVFTGVSHWLMMDKPEEFNAALDAFLTTLPGK comes from the coding sequence ATGGCATCGTCCCCGGCCATGGCATCCACCTCCCGCACCATCCAGGGCCCCGCGGGCCGGCTCGCCGTCACCGACTCCGGTGCGGGCGGGCTCCCCGCCCTCTTCGTCAACAGCAACGCCGGCCGCCGCGAGCAGTGGGCCGCGCAGCAGGCACATCTCACGACGCGCTCCGTGTCCTTCGACCTGCGCGGCATGGGCGAATCGGACCTCGACCCGCAAGGCCGCTACGGCGCCCCGGACATGGCGGAGGACGTGAATGCGGTGGCGAACGCACTGGGCCTGGAGCGCTTCGTGCTCGTGGGGCACAGCTTCGGCGGCGCCGTCGCGGGCGAGTACGCCATCCGCTGGCCCGAGCGACTCGCCGGGCTCGTCCTCGTGGACACGGCGGGCACCATGCCGCCGCTGCCGCCCGAGCAGGTCGCCTGGTTCCAGGACGGCTTTCGCCCGGAGAAGTACCGCGACTTCATGGACGGCTGGTTCGCGCCCATCCTGAAGAACGCGAAGCCGCACACGCACGAGGCGGTGATGCGCTGGCTGCGCGCCACGCCGCGCGAAGTCGTCTACGGCGCGCTGAAGAGCATCCTCACGTACAACTCGGACCGGGTCTTCGAGCGCTACAAGGGCCCCGTCCAGACGCTCGTGGTGGATGCCTTCATCCAGCCCAATTCCTATCACCTGCTCTACCCGCGCATTCCGCACACGGTGTTCACCGGCGTGAGCCACTGGCTGATGATGGACAAGCCCGAGGAGTTCAACGCCGCGCTCGATGCGTTCCTCACCACGCTGCCGGGGAAGTGA
- a CDS encoding alkaline phosphatase D family protein codes for MSHPPLPQPRFGAPCFPCAVAPGAVGPDSVRLWLRSDVPGPHRLEVWPLDGEGPRHSVSWHFAADADADGTGTLLYPSDFPGEPPLSPLRRHGFRITREQDGVLVGEGRFETLPARPEDTPASFTFGLLSCHQPFADSGEARPLSVAMLEATRNTLAAHDARFLLMGGDQVYVDEPSSLSLFSPAYFRDVAPAGRTRLLDCSAEEVRRLYQLRYRQFRDVPGWRALQAEYASWPMLDDHEVVNNWGAEPEHSDPEWQRLHHGARAAYHDYQSSRVLGRGGPPASFDFSFDYGNTGFYAMDLRSQRRGGEHPRVYSPEQLARLSSWLDTHRDSRVVFLMLSVPMVYVPSWASAVISLLRSHRGDARDRWTHPWNLPDRDRLLALLLAHQRCCPGQRVVLLSGDVHLGCAFAIDWLGDGAGSLYQFTSSAVTHVTRGFSAWAAGYLPRAELLLKLEDGPAARLVRLDGVGGADRNPYNALNVGVVEVNDRGTHSTVRFKLMGQDARHPDQPVTVFDSGEL; via the coding sequence ATGTCCCACCCTCCCCTGCCCCAGCCGCGCTTCGGTGCCCCGTGTTTCCCATGCGCCGTGGCTCCTGGCGCGGTGGGTCCGGACTCGGTGCGGCTGTGGTTGCGCTCGGATGTCCCAGGTCCGCATCGGCTGGAGGTCTGGCCGCTCGACGGTGAAGGCCCTCGCCACTCCGTGTCCTGGCACTTCGCGGCGGACGCGGATGCGGACGGCACGGGCACCCTCCTCTACCCCAGCGACTTCCCCGGTGAACCACCGCTCTCGCCGCTGCGGCGCCATGGCTTCCGCATCACCCGCGAACAGGATGGCGTCCTCGTCGGCGAGGGCCGCTTCGAGACACTGCCCGCGCGTCCCGAAGACACTCCCGCCTCCTTCACCTTCGGCCTGCTGAGCTGCCACCAGCCCTTCGCTGACTCCGGCGAAGCGCGGCCCCTCTCCGTGGCCATGCTGGAGGCCACTCGCAACACCTTGGCGGCACACGACGCGCGCTTCCTGCTGATGGGCGGCGACCAGGTCTACGTGGACGAGCCTTCGTCGCTGTCCCTCTTCTCACCCGCGTACTTCCGCGACGTGGCACCAGCGGGACGGACACGGCTGCTGGACTGCTCGGCCGAAGAGGTGCGGCGCCTGTACCAGCTCCGCTATCGCCAGTTCAGGGACGTGCCCGGCTGGCGCGCCCTGCAGGCGGAGTACGCCTCGTGGCCCATGCTCGATGACCACGAGGTGGTGAACAACTGGGGCGCCGAGCCCGAGCACTCGGACCCCGAGTGGCAGCGGCTCCACCACGGTGCTCGCGCGGCGTACCACGACTACCAGAGCTCTCGCGTGCTCGGCCGTGGTGGGCCTCCCGCTTCCTTCGACTTCAGCTTCGACTACGGCAACACCGGCTTCTACGCCATGGACCTGCGCAGCCAGCGCCGGGGTGGAGAGCACCCTCGCGTGTATTCGCCCGAGCAGCTCGCGCGCCTGTCCTCGTGGTTGGACACGCACCGCGACAGCCGCGTGGTGTTCCTCATGTTGAGCGTGCCCATGGTGTACGTGCCGTCATGGGCGTCGGCGGTCATTTCTCTGCTGCGCAGCCACCGGGGCGACGCGCGGGACCGCTGGACGCATCCATGGAACCTTCCGGACCGGGACAGACTGTTGGCACTGCTGCTCGCGCACCAGCGCTGCTGTCCGGGACAACGCGTGGTGCTGCTCAGCGGCGATGTGCACCTGGGCTGCGCGTTCGCCATCGACTGGCTCGGTGACGGCGCGGGCTCGCTGTACCAGTTCACCTCCAGCGCGGTGACGCACGTGACTCGCGGGTTCTCCGCGTGGGCGGCCGGGTACCTGCCTCGCGCGGAGCTGCTGCTGAAGCTGGAGGACGGACCCGCCGCCCGACTGGTGCGGCTGGATGGCGTGGGCGGCGCGGACCGGAACCCCTACAACGCCCTGAACGTGGGCGTGGTGGAGGTGAATGACCGGGGCACTCACTCCACCGTGCGCTTCAAGCTGATGGGGCAGGACGCTCGCCACCCGGACCAGCCCGTCACGGTGTTCGACTCGGGAGAGCTGTGA